TTCTGGGGTGTATGAATAATGAAGATACCCAAGAGCGAAAGAAGTATCGGCGCAGTTATAAATCCCCACAGATACGTATTCACGAAAGGCATTTTTTTTCTGACATTTTCCACCTGTTTTGTTAGCTTACGAGTAGAACATACCCCCTTAATATAATTTTGGACTATCTACTTCAACCATACTATTTTAAAAAGTAAGTGTTTTTACAATTTTGACAAAAACTGTTTTTCAAGGGCTTATAGCCTTCGTAGAGATGACGTAACATATTAATTAGTATTGAGTACTTTTTTCAAAAGTTTTTTCTCATGCATGGTGGTATATTACAGTGAGACAGATAGTACATTTTCCAAATGAAGGAGTTATACATGAAGAGAGTTACAGGTGCGGCGTTTTGCCTTGTGTGCATTCTTGTATCGGGCATTACCGCTTCAGACATCTACGTTCGGGCGAATGAGGTAGGGTACCTTCAAGGAGCACGTAAGCGGGCTGTTGTTGCGTCACAGGAAGATCTTACGGGATCGTCGTGGCAGATTGTCTCGGAAGACGGGGCGGTTCTTCTGACGGGAGAACTTGAAAGTCGGGTTCATGGAAAGGGGGCACATTCACCCTTTGCATACAATCATGAAGTGCTGTTTTGTGATGTCACAGAGGCGGGGACTCATACCTTTGTCTTAGAGGATGGTGCTGTAGAAAAGGAGCTTACCGTATCGAGTGACCCTTACAGTAGCGTTGTAAACTCTCTCTTACGCTGGATGAAAGTACAGAGAAGTGGTACTGAGGAAACCCTTGATCGCGAAGTGGGGCATTTGGGCGATTCTGCCGTGTTTGTATTTCGCCAAAAAGATCTGGACAAAACCAGCGAGTGGGAAAATTGGGTTGAAGATGAGGAGAGCAAACAGGTTGATATGAAGGGTGGATGGTATACCACCGGTGGTGATTTTAGAAAGTTTACGAATATCACAGCGTATACAACATACTATCTGTTAAAATCATACGAGAAAAATCCTTCTTTATTTGACAATGCCGACGGGTTTCTCGGGTCTATTCTTGATGAGGCGCGATGGGGGTTGCAATATCTTTTAAAAACCATGCCGGATGATGAGGATTTCATTATTCAGGTTGGTGGGTTTAGTCATCGTGGAACGCGACTGCCTCAGGATGATCGCTACGATGGACGTCGCAACGCCTACTCAGCCTTCTCACCTCCTGATATGGCCTCAACCAGTGCGGCTCTTGCCCTAGGTGCTTCTGTTTTTGCTGAAATCGATCCTGATTTTGCCCAGGAGTGTAAGGAGTCTGCGCAAGCGATATATGCTCGGGCTCTTGAAGATGATGCGCAAAATGCGTGGATGGAGCGTGGCTATGCTCTATATAAAGATGATACAGAGGGTGATAACTTTCTTATTGCTTCCATGGAGCTGTACAATCTCACCGGCGATGCTTCATATCTGGAACGTGCGAAAGCCTATTCAGATGATATTCAAAGTGCGTGGTGGAACTCCTGGACCGCTCAAAACATGATGGGACATTCCCTTATTGTGGATGAACACGAGCCTGCCAAGGAGTATTTCATGGCAGACATCAATCATTTTTATTCCAATGCACAGAATAATGTGTGGGGCTTTCCCATGGATTATGGAAATGGTAACCTCTACTCCTCAAAACAGATTGCCACGGCAGGGCTGCGTTATTATCAGCTTACTGGAGAGAATAAATTTGAAGAGCTTATTACAGATGTTTTAAACTATGTACACGGGCTTAATAATTGGGGACTCTCCTTTATTGCCTTGGAAGAGTTGGGTGACCACTCCGTGCAGAATATGAATGTCTTTGTCTATCGTCTCCAGACACATCTTTTCCCCGAAGGTGTTCCTGTGTTAGGCCCCAGTGGTACTGATGAGCACGCCTCTGGAAGTGTATGGATTCTTGATGACCTAACCACAAATTTCTGTCATCCCTACAATACAGATGGGGTTGTGTTTTACGATCACATGGACGATTACATGTCTACGGGGGCTCGTATAGACGGAGCTGCCGATGCGATCTATTTGCTGACCCTTGTAACCACCCTCATGGCTGAGTAACCAGAAAGGATACCCCTATGAAACAATTTATGACAGCTTTTAGCATACTTTTTCTCTGTGCAGCAACGGTCTTTTCAAAGGCCTATATACGATATAATTACATTGGCTACAATCCCTCGCGGGAAAAACGCATTGTCGTCATGGCCGAAGAAGGTATTGATGGAACTCAATGGACGCTTCGTGACAACGAAACCGGAGAAGAAGTTCTGTCTGGAAACATCGGAGCATCTGTGTATGAACGAGGTGATCATCTTCCCTTCGATTACAATTATGTCTTTGATATTACAGAGCTTCGTGAAGTTGGGGAATATACGCTCTCCCTGGCTGGAGATATTGCAGAGCCGGCAAATATTGTGATACATCAGGATCCGTATGGTGACCTTATTTCAAAGCCCTTGCGATGGCTTCGTGAGGCACGATGTGGCTCTGATGCAGTAGAAGATCGCGAAATCTGTCACTTAGGCGATAAAAAGGCGGAGGTTTTCCGTCGTGCCGATCCACATGATAATGGTAGCTGGGGGCCCTTGGATGAGCCAAAATATTTTGATGGTCATGGTGGGTGGCATGATGCGGGGGATTACTTAAAGTTCAGTCTTACCTGCGCCTACACAACCTACTACATCCTGCGCGCCTATGATATCAATCCCAGCATTTTTGATACGCTCTACAACAATGATGATGGGCAGAATGAGCTGAATGATCTTTTGGATGAGGCTCAGTGGGGGCTTGATTTCCTTATGCGAACCATGCCGGATACTAATGAATTCATGATTATGATTGGGCACAATGAGGATCACCACGTTGGGTATCGTCTCCCTCAAGATGATCATTTAGACGGAGAGCGTCCGTTCCTCTCTGCCCTTTCCATACCCCAAATGGGCTACACCGCTGCTGCTCTTGCCTTGGGTGCAACAATCTTTGAAGAGCTGGGACGGGAGGAACAGGCCCAAGAGTATTTCGAAAAGGCGCAATTAATTTATCGTCGAGCTCTCTCTGATGATGCGGAAGCAACGGCATGGCTAGATGATGATGCGAACCCTTTTTACCGTGATGATACGAATTTTGACAATCTGCAGCTGGCAGCAGGAGAATTGTACCGTTTCTCCGGCGATCCTTCGTATTTAGAGGATGCGCAAGAGTTTGCTGATCTGGCTCGCGGTGCTGGATGGAAAGCGTGGACGGCGGTTAATATGACTGCTCATATGAATATTATGGATGACTATCCTGTCGCACAAAATTATCTCTATCTTGACCTTGATCAGTTTCTTGACAACTCACGGGCTGCAGGAAATATCTGGGGTATCCCCATGCGGTATGTATGGGCGGGACTCTACTCATACATTGGGGTCGGTGCCACTGCCGCTGAGTATGAACTTCTCACGGGAAATACGGGGTATCATTCTTTGGCGCGTAATATGACGGATTACCTCTTAGGCTATAACAATTGGGGTATCTGCTTTATTGCTATTGAAGATATGGAAAATACCATTACCGAGCCAAACTCGCAAATTTACATGCTCCAGGCTGATAAGTTCCCTGAGGGAGCTATTGCAGAGGGGCCCGGTGATCGTGAATCATGGGAGTACTACTCTACGTACTTCGGTTTTGATATGCACGCAGAGTGGACCCATAAGTTTAATACTGAAGCTGGCGTATTTTATGACAATCGTAAAGATTTCATGTGTATGGAAACAACCGTTGTTGGTATGTCCGATGGGATATATCTTCTTGCGGTTGCCTCAAAGCTTTTCAATAATTAAGAGGTTTCGTATTCTCTGAAACAAGAGCTCTCCTTCGGGAGGGCTCTTGTTGTATCCGGGGCGTGATCACTACGAGCTATACGGAGTGATATCCACACCAGTCAAGGGGAGTTCCATAGGTTTTATGTTGTGTGCATCGTCGTATATATTCATGAAGGGCCAGATCATCCGGCGTCTTGGAGAGAAGTTGGGTGAATTTCTCTATGGCTCCATTCCAATCTCGTTGCCGATACCGGCCTACCGCTTCAGTAAAAAGTGGCGTATGGATATAGCGAGGGTCTTTGGTTGTAGAAAAAACTTGATACATATGTATGGGCTCTGCAATATGGGGAAAGACGAGGGTGTCAAGGTGTCTGCAGAGGGGAGGCGTATGCTGGTTTTGAATGGTTTCGGTTATCACTGTTTCTGCGCCATATATACGGGAAAGTTCTTCTATCTTTTGGGCTATTTCTACCGTGGAAGAACAGAGGAGTATATCCATACGTTCCTTATATCCAACGGGGCCAAGGGTGACCGTTCCGCCATGAATACCAATGGAATGTGAAAGGCGGATGTCCTTGAATAAAAATGTGGTAAGTTCCCGGTGTAAAGCATCTGCTGCATCAAGGACGCAGGGATTATAGGCTTCAAAAAAAATAATAATACCATCTCCAAGGTAGGAGGTGATTACACCACCAAAGCGTTCTATAACAGGACCTATTTTGCTATGATAGGCGTTAATCAGACTGAAAATGTCTTCGGGCGAGAGGGATTCAGATATGGCGGTAAAGGAGTGGATGTCAATAGTCATAATGGTAAGTTGCTTTGATATCTGGTCACCAATACGAATAGAGCTAATCTCATGTTTGTTCATGAGCGAAATAACATCCTGAGGAATAAAGCGGTGAAGTGACTGGTTGATCTCTTTCATTTCTATCGCCAAGGATTGTTGGTGGTTTCTGGCATAGGAAAAGTCTCGTGAGAGAATAATTGCTTGAATAAAGACCATTCCCGCCATACCATAGGGAAACATATGGCGTGCATGAATAAGGTCGTAAGCGAAGATGTCGTGGGTGATGGAAAGCACAATTAGACTGTTTGAGAGAAAAAGCAGTAGTGCCCCTCCTTGCCGTTTTATCAAAATATGAACAGTGAAAAAAAGAATATAGAGAAATACAAATATCAGGACGGTGTTATAGAGAGGCATGAGTTCACTGTAAATACGTGGTGAAACAAAAAGGGTCGCTATGAGAAATAGCAGAGAGATTGCCAAACAGATATGACTGACTGCTTTGGAAAAGAACCCTGGATAGAGGCTGCGGAGATACACACACCAGAGGGCAATTGAAAAGTAGACTGATCCATACTCGAGGCGAAGCAGTATTTCCCGTGAAAAGAATGGTATATCTGCTAAGAGCCTGTTTCCCGTAAGGCCTACCCTGAACGCTGCTCCAATACAGAGAAGCGAGAAGTAGATGCGGTATTTGACATTATCTCTATTTGGATCAAGGTAATGGAGCATCAAGAAAATTAAGGCAAGGGTGAGTATCGCAGAAAAGAAGGCGACTTCTCGTCCGCGGGACCACGTTTCAAGGTCGCTTAAAACATTCAAGGAGCCAATAAAAAAACTTCTCCACGGGCCGCCACGGCGGTTGTGGAAATTAGAAAAATGTACAAGAATGCGCAAGGTGTCGCCCGTTGTTTGTATGGGAACTATGATGGATGTTTCTTTGGTTGCCTCTGTTTCCAAAGGAGTGTTGCCCAAGATGCCATTTTTGTAGATCTTTTCGCCATTTACAAAGATGGTAAATGCTTGATGCATGGGAAGCACTTCAAGCCCAAGCATACATTCATGCTTAGGACAGATATATACCGTTTTAAAAAAGGTTCCAAAGCCATATCTTTCGGGCAGAACTTCACTTCGATAAAATGGCGCGGGGACTCTGTAGGGGACCCCTTCGTTCTTTGGCACTTCTTCCTCTGTGAGAAAGGTGTTTGGGAAGAATTGCCATGTGCCTGAAAGCTCGTAGGGGGTAGCCATGTCGTGCTGGCGTAAATCCACAGAATAGTTCTCATAGGGAGATGCCTGCACAAGTATTGTGCATAGAAAAAGGAGAAGAATGGGTGATAAAAGAGGCATATTCAGTCCAAGGCCGCACATGTTTTTCTGTGTAAAATTGTATAATTTTGCGCATGAAGCGCAAGGGAAATGTCTGTTTAGATGTTTTTTGTGGTCGCCTGTCTTGAGGGACCTTTCAGGGCGGAGTTGCATCGCTCAATATACATGTTGATCACGGGATCTTCCGGTGTTTGCTCACGTATATGCAGAAATTTTGTAAGAGCATGGGTGTATTTTTCCTGCAGAAACGATTCTAAGGCGGTATAGAAGAGATCAATGGTTGCACATTTCATGGTGAATTCACGTTCTCTGAGGCCATCGAGCACTTCGTACACGGTAATGGGAAAGTTTTTTCCCTTTACTCGCACGCTATCAAGAATACGGTAGGTAAAGGCGTCTTTTACCTGCGGGGTATCGATGATTTCCTGTGTTACGGTAATTTTGGAGCCGTAAATTTTGGACAGAGCCTGTATTCGAGAAGAGATGTTTACCGTATCTGAAATCACCGTGGTATCTATGCGCCTCTGAGAGCCAACGGTTCCCAGAATTACTGTTCCACGATGAAGCCCTAAGGAAATATCGAGGGGGGAATTATTTTGTTCAGTAGCAGAAACAATCTCTGTGGCTGCTGTGATACCATCCTGGCATGAGCTGGGAAATATGCACATTAAGCCATTGTGCAGATATTTATCGATGAAACCATTATTGTAAGAAATCACGGGGCTAATATAGCTGAGATGATCATTGAGCTCCTCCATTGTTATGTGGCGTTTTACCCCGTCTCGCTGTTGAAATTCTGCAAAAAGAATCGTCATATCACCGCTTACTTGGTCTCCGAGATTTACTGTAGTAAGATCTTGCTTGTTTAGTAAGGCTAAAAACTCCCGTGGGAGAAAAGCCGTAAGGGCTTCGTTTGTTCTGCGGAGTTTCTTGATAAGGTGTATGGTGTGATGTTTTGTCCGAGCAAAGCTATATGCAATAATACCGGCTTGCGTTAGAAGTAGTATGAACACCCCTGCCGGAAGGAGAGGAGGACGTATAAAAATGAGGGTGTTTGCTAAAATGTCATGGATGGCAGAGATAAATACGATGATATTGCCTGCAAGCAATGCCTGTGCTGTGTGTATTTTTTGACATGCACCCCGAAGGTTTACCAGTAACAGATAGCCAAGCATCAAGGCGATAAAAATCAAGTAGGGGGTAATTGTTCTGGTAAATATTTGAGGGGGGGTGACGCAAAAAAAGAGAATGTATCCCACGGAGGTATAGGTGATAAGTTTGAGGATACGTGGTGAGTAGATCTTCCTGAAAAAAAAGAAAATACAGTACGAGTAGAAGAGTATGAGAAGGGAAAGGGTGGCATATTCAAGACGAAGAAAGAATTCCCAAGGAATATCTAGAAATATGCGTATGAGAAATCGTTCTCCCGTGAGAGAAATACGCAGGGCTGCCGTATAACAGGAGAGGCTAAAAAAGAGTTCATATTTTTCGTGTTTTAGAGTACCAAAAAGATACATGAAAAGGAATATGGTACCCATAATCAACGTAGATCCGAAGTAAAACAGCTCTCTTTGCATATTTCCCAGACGGATCCCTCTGAGCGCGTCTGCTCCACCGAAAACCAGAGGAAACCATGGTCCGCCCTTTGCATCTTCAAAATTTGAGATATGGAGTGTCACGTGCAGCGTGTCGTGGTCTGCACGAAAAAAGCTATAGCGGGGAAGGTATTTTGGGGTTGATTCATGTCTGCTCTCTCCGGGGATTCCGCTTGCATGAATTTCTGTTCCATTTATCTCCAGTCGCAGGGCAGTATTGGCGGCATTGCTGTTAATTCCTAAAATAGGGGGGCGATCTTCCGGGAGAAGGATGGTAAGGTAGTAGGTGGCAAATCCGTATGGGCCCAGTTGTACCTCCTCATGGGTATGGGAGTTCCAGAAACCGGGAATGGTAAAGGTGTGTTCGCGGGGAAGTTCTTGTATGGTGGGGTAAGAGCTAAAGGTATTCCAGAAAAAACTCCAGTCACCGTCAAGACGGATTATACTCTTTGGGGTAAGGCGGTAGTTGCGCAGGTCGAGTGTGCCCTCTGAGATAGAGGGTGCTGCTAATAGAGGAAGGGATAGAAAAAGAAGTACTACAAGGTGCTTCACCGGAGGCTCCCGAGGTAAATCATTCTATCATTGTACCGTTTCAAAGTAAGATGTCAACTGTTTTTAAAGAAATTCTGCGGGTTGACGGGAGATACACGCTTTGTTTTGCACCGTTGGGCCGTCACAAGACCGGGGGGAGATTTCCGGGGTTTTCGTACAAACCGAGCCTCCGTGATATGTACTTCTGCATAGGAAGTATGCTTTGCCTTTGAATAGAACACGGCAATACCTCCTGCAAGATCGAGTATTTCTGCTGGGGGCCAAGGCGAATTTTTGTTTCGGCGAATAATCACATGGGAGCCCGTATATCCCACGGCATGAAGCCATATGTCAGAGGGGTTTGCAAAGCGTGTGGAGAGTTCATCATTCATGGTTGCGGTTTTCCCGGCATAGATATTCCACCCCTTATGGGTGAATTTCCTGTATGGGAGGGACGGAGGCTCTTTTTTTGTAGATGGGTTTGGTTTGTGTTCTGTGCGTGCAGAGCTCTCAAGGTATGTACGGATTGCCTCTGTTTCATCAGGATTCTCTATGAGTTCCTGCAATCGTGAGAGTTCCTCCGTAAGAAGCTCTATCTCCTCACGCGTTTTTGCTTCTTTTTCACAGCAGATCTCATAGCCTCGTTCACCTTTTCGCGCTTTCTTATAGAGCAATTCGGAATTACGCATGGCGGAACACTTGGGGTTGAGAGGGATATCCGCCGGTTCTCCCGTGTGTATGTTGGTTGTTTTGTAGGAACGTATCCCCTTGGGTACCTGTTCTTTTTGAGCCAGAAGCGTATCGCCCCATTGACGGAGCTCTTCCCATTTGCTGGCTACATGGCGTTCATGTTCCTGTTTCTTCTGGGTGCGTTGCTTTTGCTTTATGGAGCCCCGCAGTTCTTTGCGGCGTTTTCGAAGCTCTTCGTGGAGCTCATCCATGATTTCCCTCCCCGCTTTTTTCCCTAAAAATATATTCTGTGGTGTGAACGGTGCCGCTTTTATGGTATGGTGTATGTTTCCCGATGTGGTGAAAAGGAGTGCTATGGACTATATTCTAATTGTAGAAAGAGATGAGCAGACTGCCACGGAAATTGCCCAGCTCATAGGTACTCGTTTTGCGTGCCCGGTTGCGTGGTTTTCCTCTTTGGAAGAGGCAGGAGAGTTTGCCTGTGCGCACCCCATTGAGGTGCTGCTTCTTGATATTTCTTTTTCCCTCGATAATTACGGTCCTTTTGGGGATATACCGGTGATTCCCGTTACGCATGGAATACCTCTCACCACCCGTGCCATGTTGCGTGCCTCCTGTTTGCTTGATTCACTCCGCGATTACTCACCGCATAATCGCGCGTATCTTCTTACCCTAATTGAACAGCTTCCCTACCGTCGATCCCTCTCTGTTGCAGTGATCCATACGTCGTCAGCCTTGGAGCAGTTGATTTATGGCCGGCTGGAGAGCCTTGGGGTAAGCCCCTTTTTCCTTAAAAAGCTTCCAAAAAAGATGACGGTTTTTCGTACGCATCCTGTGCATATGGTGTTCCTTGACGGTGCGTATCGAGATGCGGGCGTCCAATTTCTGCAAGGCCTGCGCCATGAATTCCATAAGCTTGAACTCCATGTGATTGTTTTGCTTGAAGAGGGGTATAGCCATGGAGATGCCTTGATATGGCTCCATGCCGGTGCAAACCGCTGTGTGGAAAAAAGCATCTCCGGTTCACAGGCCTTGGAATTGTTTACCTTGCAGGTAAATAATGCAATTCAGCAGCAAATCTCATACCTTGAAATGCAGTATATGGCAAAACGCGATGCCTTGACCGGCGCGTACAATCGACGATACTTTATGGAAGTGGGAGAATCTCTCTACGCCAACTATACACGGGGCAATTTAAAAATAGCCGTGGCCATGCTCGATATTGATGATTTTAAACAGATTAATGACACCTACGGGCATCCCGTGGGAGATAAGGTGATTTGTGCGTTGTACGAAACCTGTGTTTCCCTGTTGCGGCGAAATGATCTGGTGGCACGTTTTGGGGGAGAGGAGTTTTGCCTGCTTCTTACGGGTGATTCCATGGCCCATGCGTCAGAGGTGCTTGAACGTCTTCGCATGGCTGTGGAAAGGACAATCATACCCCTGTCGGGGGGAGATTCCGTGACCTATACCATTTCCCTGGGGCTGTGTTGTGAAGACTGTGGGAGCTTGGGGGAAATGATCCAAAGTGCTGATCGGCTATTGTACCAAGCAAAAAAATCAGGAAAAAATTGTCTTATCTCTTCGGGATGAGCCCCGCGTGGTCAAGGCAGATATATTTTTATCCGTACCTTGCCTGGAGGAGCTCATGGAGAAAACACCAAAGTCGCTGCGATTACAAATCGGCCTGTTTGGACGAACAAATACGGGAAAGTCAAGCGTTTTAAATATGCTTTCTGGACAGGATGTGTCCATCACATCGCCCCGTGAAGGAACAACCACCGACGTGGTTGAGAAGGCCATGGAACTGCTTCCTGTGGGACCGGTGTTGTTCCTTGACACAGCGGGTGTTGCCGATGAAACCCAGCTGCATGCTGAGCGGGAGAAGAAACGTGTTGCCGTATTTTCCCGTGCTGATGTGGCGGTGTTTATCTGTGATGGGGTTCTTACAGAGAGTGATGAAACCTTGCTGAATGAGTTGAAAGAACGTAAGCTCCCCCTTCTCTGTATCATAAATAAGTGCGATCTACATACTCCTTCTTCGGAGGTGCGTGAGGCCCTTTCTTTCTATGGAGACGTTTTGGAAATATCCTGTCGCGATACGCGTGCTGAGCAGTATCGTCGCCGTTTTGTAGAGGCCCTTGGTCGGGTTGTTCCGGAGGACTTTCTTGCCTCTGCAGCGTTGGTGGGAGACCTCCTCCCACGAGCGGGACATGCCGTATTCATTGTCCCCATAGATCTACAAGCCCCACGGGGACGCCTCATTCTGCCGCAGGTACAGGCCATACGAGATATTCTTGATAGTGACTGTATGGTAAGTGTGGTGAAGGAACGGGAGTATCCGCTGTTGCTGGCGCAGCTAAACAAGCTTCCCGATTTGGTGGTCTGTGACTCTCAGGTGCTGCATAAAATGATTGCCGATACTCCAGCGAGTGTTCCCGTGACAACCTTTTCAATCCTCTTTGCACGGTTTAAGGGAGAGCTTCTACCTTTTATTGAAGGTATCGCCGCCTTCAGTGATCTACGTGAAGATGATGCTGTTTTGGTGGCGGAGGCATGTAGTCATCACGCTGGTCCTGATGATATCGGGCGTGTGAAAATACCGCGATGGATTCGACAATTTCATGGCTTTGAGTGTCGCTTTGATGTGTTGTCCGGTCGGGACTATCCAGATACGCTGCACGAGTATCGTTTGGTCATACATTGTGGCGGTTGTATGCTTACGTCACGGGAAATGAAAAACCGCATGGCCCGTGCCCGGGAGGCAGGGGTATCTCTCACCAACTATGGAGTCTTGATCTCATTTATTCAAGGCGGATTGAAACGGGTACTGTCTCCCTTTCCCCTTGCCCAAATGGTATATGAAGAAAAGATTGAGCCCTTGATTTAAAAAAGAGTATATTAAAAGAAACAGATATCCAGAAGGATGGTAGTATGTCCGTACAGGATACATTAAACACACTTCTCAGTCAGTTAAAAAGCACCTCTAAGAGTGAGACTGTCTTTGGAGACCCTATTACTGCAGGAACAACCACCTTGATACCTGTCACCCGGGTCTCGTTCGGGTTTTCCGTGGCAGGAAGTGCGAAGGATGGGCCCAATGGGTCCGGGGGCGGGGTAAAAGTTGTTCCCGTTGCTCTTGTTTCTGTCACCACTGATGGGAAGGTGACGGTCCACGGTATTGATCGTCGTTCTGCCGTTGATGAAATCGTTCTGCAGATTATTGATGTGGCCCCTGAAGCAATTATTAAGAAAATTAAGCGAGCCTTCGAAAAGGAGCAGAACTCCCATGATGAATAGAGATGATGTCCGCCATATTTGGGTTGCGCCCCAGGCTTCACCCGAAGCGGATGGTTCCTATGACGAACCCTTTGGGTCAATTGGTCGTGCTGTAGAAGCGGTGCATCCCGGCGGAAAAATTATTCTGCGTGAAGGGGTGTATCGTGAGAAAGTGACCTTGCGGGATCTCCACGGTACCATGGAACAGCCCATCGTTATTATGGCAGATCCGGCGGCAAAAGAGGTCGTGAGTATGGCAACGTGGTATTTATACTCCGTGCAACATCTTATTGTCAGTAATATTTCTTTTACGGAGACATCGGGGCCCGCTCTTTCCGTTGTGGGAGAGTCTCACACGAATATATTTAAACAGCTGATTCTGAATGATTGCGGAACAACGGCGGAGTGTTCTCTCTTTTTTGGTGGGTCCGGTGGAGTTGACAATATTGTTGAAGGGTGTCATATTTACTCCTCACAGGAGAATGAAACCCATGTGGGGATTCTCCTTTCCCAAAATATTGATCGTGAAGATGAGCAGATTGAGGTGAGTAAGAAACAGGTTGTTCGCTTTACGACCTTTTCAAATCTCGGCGTTGCCTGTATTGCCGGTAGCGGTGATGATATTGGCGATTACAG
The nucleotide sequence above comes from Chitinivibrio alkaliphilus ACht1. Encoded proteins:
- a CDS encoding GerW family sporulation protein, yielding MSVQDTLNTLLSQLKSTSKSETVFGDPITAGTTTLIPVTRVSFGFSVAGSAKDGPNGSGGGVKVVPVALVSVTTDGKVTVHGIDRRSAVDEIVLQIIDVAPEAIIKKIKRAFEKEQNSHDE
- the hydF gene encoding [FeFe] hydrogenase H-cluster maturation GTPase HydF, encoding MEKTPKSLRLQIGLFGRTNTGKSSVLNMLSGQDVSITSPREGTTTDVVEKAMELLPVGPVLFLDTAGVADETQLHAEREKKRVAVFSRADVAVFICDGVLTESDETLLNELKERKLPLLCIINKCDLHTPSSEVREALSFYGDVLEISCRDTRAEQYRRRFVEALGRVVPEDFLASAALVGDLLPRAGHAVFIVPIDLQAPRGRLILPQVQAIRDILDSDCMVSVVKEREYPLLLAQLNKLPDLVVCDSQVLHKMIADTPASVPVTTFSILFARFKGELLPFIEGIAAFSDLREDDAVLVAEACSHHAGPDDIGRVKIPRWIRQFHGFECRFDVLSGRDYPDTLHEYRLVIHCGGCMLTSREMKNRMARAREAGVSLTNYGVLISFIQGGLKRVLSPFPLAQMVYEEKIEPLI
- a CDS encoding diguanylate cyclase — translated: MDYILIVERDEQTATEIAQLIGTRFACPVAWFSSLEEAGEFACAHPIEVLLLDISFSLDNYGPFGDIPVIPVTHGIPLTTRAMLRASCLLDSLRDYSPHNRAYLLTLIEQLPYRRSLSVAVIHTSSALEQLIYGRLESLGVSPFFLKKLPKKMTVFRTHPVHMVFLDGAYRDAGVQFLQGLRHEFHKLELHVIVLLEEGYSHGDALIWLHAGANRCVEKSISGSQALELFTLQVNNAIQQQISYLEMQYMAKRDALTGAYNRRYFMEVGESLYANYTRGNLKIAVAMLDIDDFKQINDTYGHPVGDKVICALYETCVSLLRRNDLVARFGGEEFCLLLTGDSMAHASEVLERLRMAVERTIIPLSGGDSVTYTISLGLCCEDCGSLGEMIQSADRLLYQAKKSGKNCLISSG